In Sesamum indicum cultivar Zhongzhi No. 13 unplaced genomic scaffold, S_indicum_v1.0 scaffold00120, whole genome shotgun sequence, a single window of DNA contains:
- the LOC105179010 gene encoding mitochondrial pyruvate carrier 3-like translates to MKSKLQALWNHPAGPKTIHFWAPTFKWGLSIANVSDFSKPPETLSYPQQAVIAASGVIWSRYCFVITPWNWNLFGVNSAMACTGFYQLARKIRHDYYSGDSPPPPTDMSD, encoded by the coding sequence ATGAAGTCGAAGCTGCAGGCGCTGTGGAACCACCCGGCCGGCCCCAAAACCATCCATTTCTGGGCGCCGACGTTCAAGTGGGGTCTGAGCATAGCCAACGTCTCCGACTTCTCCAAGCCGCCGGAGACGCTTTCCTACCCGCAGCAGGCGGTGATTGCTGCCTCCGGCGTCATCTGGTCCCGCTACTGCTTCGTCATCACCCCCTGGAACTGGAATCTCTTCGGCGTCAACTCCGCCATGGCTTGCACTGGCTTCTATCAGCTTGCCAGAAAGATCCGCCACGACTACTACTCCGGGGACTCTCCGCCGCCGCCGACGGACATGTCTGATTAG
- the LOC105179009 gene encoding cytochrome P450 78A7 gives MDFGIVTKDSSWWVFTLPAFLGSKTVVDEYVVLTILIALMSIALLKWAFSPGGVAWKNGRNSNGAVAIPGPRGLPIFGSLFTLSRGLAHRSLASMALHYNSKQLMAFSLGSTPVVVTSDPQVAKEILTSQHFADRPIKQSARSLMFSRAIGFAPNGTYWRLLRRIAASHLFAPRRIAAHEQGRQLDCATMLKNMANEQSLNGVVSLRKHLQAAALNNIMGSVFGKRYDPTEDGEEFRVLKAIVKEGFELLGAFNWSDYLPWLSYFYDPSRVVARCEALVPRVRKLVKAIIEQHQLKNQYENAISDNADFVDVLLSLDGDEKLNEDDMIAVLWEMIFRGTDTVALLTEWVMAELVLHPEVQAKLRQELNAVVGDRAVVDADMSRLSYLNAVVKEVLRLHPPGPLLSWARLSTEDVCLSNGMVIPANTTAMVNMWAITHDGVVWDDPHKFMPERFVAEMGGVDVDVRGRDLRLAPFGAGRRVCPGKNLGLATVALWVAKLVDHFDWAEDKAKPVDLSEVLKLSCEMKYPLSAVAVVKKDVMA, from the exons ATGGATTTTGGCATAGTTACGAAGGATTCAAGTTGGTGGGTTTTCACTCTCCCAGCTTTTCTTGGCTCAAAAACCGTTGTTGATGAATATGTAGTTCTCACCATACTCATAGCTTTAATGTCTATTGCACTTCTCAAATGGGCCTTTTCGCCAGGTGGAGTGGCCTGGAAGAATGGCAGAAACAGTAACGGTGCCGTCGCAATCCCGGGACCACGGGGGCTTCCCATTTTTGGGAGCCTCTTTACTCTCAGTCGCGGCTTGGCTCATCGCTCCTTAGCCTCCATGGCTTTACATTACAATTCCAAGCAACTCATGGCTTTCAGCTTGGGCTCCACGCCTGTTGTGGTGACTTCCGACCCTCAGGTGGCTAAAGAAATCCTAACCTCCCAACACTTTGCTGATCGCCCCATCAAGCAGTCAGCCCGTAGCCTTATGTTCAGTAGGGCCATCGGCTTCGCTCCCAACGGCACCTACTGGCGTCTTCTCCGCCGCATTGCTGCCTCCCACTTATTCGCACCTCGGCGAATTGCAGCACACGAACAGGGCCGCCAGCTAGACTGTGCCACCATGCTGAAAAACATGGCAAACGAGCAGAGTCTTAACGGTGTCGTCTCTCTAAGGAAGCATTTACAGGCTGCAGCTTTAAATAACATAATGGGCAGCGTTTTTGGGAAGCGTTATGATCCAACGGAAGACGGCGAGGAGTTTAGGGTTCTCAAGGCGATCGTTAAAGAAGGTTTTGAACTTTTGGGTGCCTTCAATTGGTCAGATTATTTGCCATGGCTTTCCTACTTTTATGACCCATCCCGCGTTGTTGCGCGTTGTGAAGCCCTGGTGCCCCGTGTGAGAAAACTCGTTAAGGCCATCATAGAGCAACACCAACTCAAGAACCAGTATGAGAATGCTATTTCTGATAATGCTGATTTCGTCGACGTCTTGCTTTCTTTGGATGGTGATGAGAAGCTCAATGAAGATGACATGATAGCAGTTTTATGG GAAATGATATTCAGAGGTACTGATACGGTTGCTCTGCTGACGGAGTGGGTAATGGCGGAGCTCGTCTTGCATCCTGAGGTACAAGCAAAGTTGCGTCAGGAGCTAAACGCTGTGGTAGGGGATCGTGCCGTGGTGGATGCAGACATGTCGAGGCTTTCATACTTGAACGCAGTGGTGAAAGAGGTTTTGAGGCTACACCCGCCGGGGCCGTTGCTCTCTTGGGCCCGATTGTCCACGGAAGACGTCTGTTTGAGCAACGGGATGGTGATCCCTGCAAACACAACAGCCATGGTGAATATGTGGGCTATTACCCATGATGGGGTGGTGTGGGATGACCCACATAAGTTTATGCCGGAGAGGTTTGTGGCGGAAATGGGCGGGGTTGATGTAGATGTTCGTGGTCGGGACCTAAGGCTTGCGCCCTTCGGGGCGGGGCGAAGGGTGTGCCCAGGGAAAAACTTAGGGCTGGCGACGGTGGCGCTCTGGGTGGCCAAGCTGGTGGATCACTTCGATTGGGCGGAGGACAAGGCCAAACCAGTGGATTTGAGTGAGGTTTTGAAACTATCGTGTGAGATGAAATACCCACTATCTGCTGTTGCTGTTGTGAAAAAAGATGTTATGGCATGA